The following are from one region of the Stigmatella ashevillena genome:
- a CDS encoding transcriptional regulator, producing MCADPCAEAPSAREEACSRTARVLLLGADASLASLVSDVLGEVGITVMTEEANPQATGAVLVMVQRGDSILGALQRAREAAGTAPVFVLVPFADGRLVQLAIQLGAQGCFALGQPMEELLRMVRSGLSGAEEAP from the coding sequence ATGTGCGCTGATCCTTGCGCGGAGGCTCCGAGCGCGCGGGAGGAGGCGTGTTCTCGCACCGCCCGGGTGCTGCTGCTGGGCGCCGACGCGTCGCTTGCCTCCCTCGTGTCGGATGTCTTGGGAGAGGTGGGCATTACTGTGATGACGGAGGAGGCGAACCCCCAGGCCACGGGAGCGGTGCTGGTGATGGTGCAGCGGGGCGACAGCATCCTGGGGGCCTTGCAGCGTGCCCGGGAGGCCGCCGGCACGGCGCCGGTCTTCGTGCTGGTGCCCTTCGCCGATGGGCGGCTGGTGCAGCTCGCGATCCAGCTCGGAGCTCAGGGGTGCTTCGCGCTCGGCCAGCCGATGGAGGAGCTGCTGCGCATGGTGCGCTCGGGACTTTCGGGAGCGGAGGAGGCGCCATGA
- a CDS encoding sensor histidine kinase translates to MRHTLVPILLLCVALASVGAGVLTVIRHNRAELVRQFTVDRQAQLTEATRGVTDSLEQIGEDLSFAGELLSQPGPLEEHRRELRALLEVVGQFKAIAVYDEQGTERLRLVDRRADPRVAQGALFPRMAELVPLALRSPPGDITSSPPLGEADGPWLRILATAIPQDEGGPGGVVAVLVDMESFFLPLRIVTSDSEARLLLIGAHGRPSPASDAVLADWYQRVPGDTGRMPLYASLAEKMRKGEQGTLLLGEQEASRLGLGSADAVAAFTPIPLKGGSHWSAATLVSTAALRSHERGLVLRLSLAALLVALFLVAFGVYVMVAQRRAVALRESRRHADRLAHLHDKTQKILDHIPTGVLALTAEGRVSAVNQPLRTRLPPSAIGSPLASTFPQAPEPVVARLGALVEAAAGESRVRSLLGEPLTLFGEEGQYNIHAVPLEARDPEVRTLLVIEDLSSVRALETQLLRAEKLATVGVLAAGIAHEIGTPLGVVRGRAEYVLGKLGPVHPQAAGVGVIIDQIDQVSRTIRQLLDFSRLQPAVARPVALSTLLRDVYELLHLEAERRQVGLALDLPEGLPLLAADPDQLQQVLVNLVLNACDACSAGGKVHLAATAPDGSSVGAWGFVTLSVRDDGCGIPVESRNQVFDPFFTTKKRGQGTGLGLAIVAQIVRNHGGRVELESEPGHGTCFTLLWPVAGSAIGEERHVNPGTHPGGG, encoded by the coding sequence ATGCGCCACACGCTGGTTCCCATTCTCCTGTTGTGCGTGGCGCTGGCGAGCGTGGGAGCGGGCGTCCTCACGGTCATCCGGCATAACCGCGCCGAATTGGTGCGGCAATTCACTGTGGATCGGCAGGCGCAACTGACCGAGGCGACGCGGGGGGTGACGGACTCGCTGGAGCAGATTGGCGAGGACCTGAGCTTCGCGGGAGAGCTGCTTTCCCAGCCCGGCCCCCTGGAGGAGCACCGCCGGGAGTTGAGAGCGCTGCTGGAAGTCGTGGGGCAGTTCAAGGCCATCGCGGTCTACGACGAACAAGGCACGGAGCGGCTCCGGTTGGTGGATCGCCGCGCGGATCCCCGGGTGGCCCAGGGGGCGCTCTTTCCCCGGATGGCGGAGCTGGTGCCCCTGGCGCTGCGCAGTCCGCCAGGGGACATCACCAGCTCTCCGCCGCTCGGGGAGGCCGACGGCCCGTGGCTTCGCATCCTGGCCACCGCCATTCCCCAGGACGAAGGCGGGCCGGGGGGCGTGGTGGCGGTGCTGGTGGACATGGAGTCCTTCTTCCTGCCCTTGCGGATCGTCACCTCGGATTCCGAGGCGCGCTTGCTGCTCATCGGCGCCCATGGCCGCCCCAGCCCTGCGAGTGATGCCGTGCTGGCGGACTGGTACCAGCGGGTGCCCGGAGACACCGGGCGCATGCCCCTGTACGCCTCACTTGCTGAGAAAATGAGGAAGGGGGAGCAGGGCACGCTCCTGTTGGGGGAACAGGAGGCCTCCCGGTTGGGGCTGGGCTCCGCGGATGCGGTGGCGGCCTTCACGCCCATCCCCCTCAAAGGAGGAAGCCACTGGTCGGCCGCCACCTTGGTGTCCACGGCCGCGTTGCGCTCGCATGAGCGGGGACTCGTGCTGCGGCTGTCGCTCGCGGCCCTGCTGGTCGCGCTCTTCCTGGTCGCCTTTGGCGTCTACGTCATGGTGGCCCAGCGCCGCGCGGTGGCCCTGCGGGAGAGCCGCCGGCACGCGGACCGGCTCGCGCACCTGCATGACAAGACCCAGAAGATCCTCGATCACATCCCGACCGGGGTGCTGGCGCTCACCGCCGAGGGCCGGGTCAGCGCGGTGAATCAGCCCCTGCGGACCCGGCTGCCCCCCAGCGCCATTGGCTCCCCGCTGGCCTCCACGTTTCCCCAGGCCCCGGAGCCGGTGGTGGCCCGGCTGGGCGCGCTCGTGGAGGCCGCGGCGGGCGAGTCCCGGGTGCGCAGCCTGCTGGGCGAGCCGCTCACGCTGTTCGGCGAGGAGGGGCAGTACAACATCCACGCCGTGCCGCTCGAGGCGAGGGATCCCGAAGTGCGGACCTTGCTGGTCATCGAGGACCTGAGCAGCGTCCGGGCCCTGGAGACCCAACTGCTGCGCGCCGAGAAGCTCGCCACCGTGGGGGTGCTCGCCGCGGGCATCGCCCACGAGATCGGCACGCCGCTGGGGGTGGTGCGGGGCCGCGCCGAGTACGTGCTCGGCAAGCTGGGTCCGGTCCATCCGCAGGCGGCGGGCGTGGGCGTCATCATCGATCAGATCGATCAGGTGAGCCGGACCATCCGCCAGCTCCTGGACTTCTCGCGCCTGCAACCGGCGGTGGCGCGGCCCGTGGCCCTGAGCACGCTCTTGCGCGACGTCTACGAGCTGCTGCACCTGGAGGCGGAGCGGCGGCAGGTGGGGCTCGCGCTGGATCTGCCCGAGGGGTTGCCCCTGCTGGCCGCGGATCCCGATCAGCTCCAGCAGGTGCTCGTGAACCTTGTCCTCAACGCGTGCGATGCGTGCAGCGCCGGGGGGAAGGTGCACCTGGCCGCCACGGCTCCGGATGGCTCCTCGGTGGGGGCGTGGGGCTTCGTGACGCTCTCCGTGCGGGACGATGGGTGTGGCATCCCCGTGGAGAGCCGCAACCAGGTGTTCGATCCGTTCTTCACGACGAAGAAGCGTGGGCAGGGCACGGGGCTCGGTCTGGCCATCGTCGCCCAGATTGTCCGCAACCATGGGGGCCGGGTGGAGCTGGAGAGCGAGCCGGGCCATGGAACTTGTTTCACCTTGCTGTGGCCCGTGGCCGGGTCGGCGATTGGGGAGGAGCGGCATGTCAACCCAGGCACGCATCCTGGTGGTGGATGA
- a CDS encoding sigma-54-dependent transcriptional regulator encodes MSTQARILVVDDHLEMGRMLQEPLTDEGYGVELATSGAEAIQRVRSRPFDAVLSDLRMEEVDGFDVLAAVQAVDPEVPVLLMTAFGGVENAVEAMKRGAWHYFTKPFRLDEVLIYLRRALEDRRLRVENRTLRQVAGRSGLGALVGHSAPMRSLYELVERVAHSGASVLIRGESGCGKELVARALHSEGERASEPFVAVNCTALPPALLESELFGHVKGAFTGATTARRGLFVEADKGTLFLDEIGDMPAELQAKLLRVLEDGEVRAVGADASRTVDVRIVAATHQELEARVREGRFRADLFYRLNVVTLRLPSLRERREDIPMLVEHFIARARGRNPRSKVTGFSPEVIAALGGMPWPGNVRELENLVERLVVLVPRETVELADLKLHAPEVEPEAHPLVLAQEALWPLRRLEGEYITWVVARCGGNKTRAAELLGIDVSTIHRRDREKGSGNPPR; translated from the coding sequence ATGTCAACCCAGGCACGCATCCTGGTGGTGGATGATCATTTGGAGATGGGGCGGATGTTGCAGGAGCCCCTCACGGATGAAGGCTATGGGGTGGAGCTGGCCACCAGCGGGGCGGAGGCCATCCAGCGGGTCCGCTCGCGCCCGTTCGACGCGGTGCTGAGCGATCTGCGGATGGAGGAGGTGGACGGCTTCGATGTGCTGGCCGCCGTGCAGGCGGTGGATCCCGAGGTGCCCGTGCTGCTGATGACGGCCTTCGGGGGCGTCGAGAACGCCGTGGAGGCGATGAAGCGGGGCGCCTGGCACTACTTCACCAAGCCCTTCCGGCTGGACGAGGTGCTCATCTACCTGCGCCGGGCGTTGGAGGACCGGCGGCTGCGCGTGGAGAACCGCACCCTGCGCCAGGTGGCGGGGCGCAGCGGGCTGGGCGCCCTGGTGGGCCACAGCGCCCCCATGCGCAGCCTGTATGAGTTGGTCGAGCGCGTGGCCCACTCGGGGGCCTCCGTGCTGATTCGAGGCGAGAGTGGCTGCGGCAAGGAGCTGGTGGCGCGGGCGCTGCACTCCGAGGGGGAGCGGGCCTCCGAGCCCTTCGTCGCGGTCAACTGCACGGCGCTCCCGCCGGCCCTGTTGGAGAGCGAGCTGTTTGGCCACGTGAAGGGCGCCTTCACGGGGGCGACGACGGCCCGGCGCGGCCTCTTCGTCGAGGCCGACAAGGGGACGCTCTTCCTGGACGAGATTGGAGACATGCCGGCCGAGCTCCAGGCCAAGCTGCTCCGGGTGCTGGAGGATGGGGAGGTCCGGGCGGTGGGCGCGGACGCCAGCCGCACGGTGGACGTGCGCATCGTGGCCGCCACGCACCAGGAGCTGGAGGCCCGGGTCCGCGAGGGCCGATTCCGGGCGGATCTCTTCTACCGCCTCAACGTCGTCACGCTGCGACTGCCCTCCCTGCGCGAGCGGCGCGAAGACATTCCGATGCTGGTGGAGCACTTCATCGCCCGGGCCCGGGGGCGCAACCCCCGCTCGAAGGTGACGGGCTTCTCTCCGGAAGTGATTGCCGCGCTGGGGGGGATGCCCTGGCCGGGCAATGTCCGCGAGTTGGAGAACCTGGTGGAGCGGCTGGTGGTGCTCGTGCCCCGGGAGACGGTGGAGCTGGCGGACCTCAAGCTGCACGCGCCCGAGGTGGAGCCCGAGGCGCACCCGCTCGTCCTGGCACAGGAGGCCTTGTGGCCACTGCGTCGGCTGGAGGGCGAGTACATCACCTGGGTGGTGGCCCGCTGTGGCGGCAACAAGACGCGCGCGGCGGAGCTGCTCGGCATCGACGTCTCGACCATCCACCGCCGGGATCGCGAGAAGGGAAGTGGCAATCCGCCACGATAG
- a CDS encoding B12-binding domain-containing radical SAM protein encodes MQSAVPELIAGLCPSHAEIEIFNEKEQDIPLDRHWDLVFFSYLHSYYEHTKVLSTLFRQRGMVTVAGGRHAGHFAEDAANYFDAIVTGEPEPNVPALIQDFEKGQLQKRYSLASSGPEAIQPYRYDLLDFKNNRVRLAGIEASRGCPFRCNFCVLTGHERYRYRSIPRVIEEIRTKMTWNKNFFGAMDNVFVFLDNNLGGSPKYLRELCEALIPLKKIWGCALTFNILKDDSLVKLMAQAGCRYIYTGMESLNPESIKAMNKGQNKLSEVDEVIRRTFSHGIVLSFGLIVGSDGDTNEYLEKLPEYLSDLKYFAVTFLGIVCPYPETPFFREVQSEGRLLPGTISRDYDGYTLCHRPKNLHPSEVVEHFTRLCGTLGTLPNILRHYGAWLMRSDMPRYRSTLFFSGPEILSIRNPVKNKERRYIAGMDPLEDWDAQQMKTLGLLPQRLS; translated from the coding sequence ATGCAATCGGCCGTGCCGGAGCTCATCGCGGGCCTGTGTCCCAGCCACGCGGAGATCGAGATCTTCAACGAGAAGGAACAGGACATCCCGCTCGACCGGCATTGGGATCTCGTCTTCTTCTCCTATCTGCACTCCTACTACGAGCACACGAAGGTGCTCTCCACGCTCTTCCGCCAGCGCGGCATGGTGACGGTGGCAGGAGGCCGCCACGCGGGCCACTTCGCCGAGGACGCGGCGAACTACTTCGACGCCATCGTCACCGGCGAGCCCGAGCCGAACGTCCCCGCCCTCATCCAGGACTTCGAGAAGGGGCAACTCCAGAAGCGCTACAGCCTGGCCTCCTCAGGCCCCGAGGCCATTCAGCCGTACCGGTATGATCTCCTCGACTTCAAGAACAACCGGGTGCGGCTCGCGGGCATCGAGGCCTCGCGCGGATGCCCCTTCCGGTGCAACTTCTGCGTGCTCACGGGCCACGAGCGCTACCGCTACCGGTCCATCCCCCGGGTCATCGAGGAGATCCGCACGAAGATGACCTGGAACAAGAACTTCTTCGGGGCGATGGACAACGTGTTCGTCTTCCTGGACAACAACCTGGGCGGCTCGCCCAAGTACCTGCGCGAGCTGTGCGAGGCGCTCATCCCCCTGAAGAAGATCTGGGGCTGCGCGCTCACCTTCAACATCCTCAAGGACGACTCGCTCGTGAAGCTGATGGCCCAGGCCGGGTGCCGCTACATCTATACCGGCATGGAGTCGCTCAACCCGGAGTCGATCAAGGCCATGAACAAGGGCCAGAACAAGCTGAGCGAGGTGGACGAGGTCATCCGGCGCACCTTCTCCCATGGCATCGTCCTGTCGTTCGGCCTCATCGTCGGCTCGGACGGAGACACCAACGAGTACCTGGAGAAGCTCCCCGAGTACCTGTCGGACCTGAAGTACTTCGCGGTGACGTTCCTGGGCATCGTCTGCCCCTACCCGGAGACGCCCTTCTTCCGGGAAGTGCAGTCCGAAGGCCGCTTGCTGCCGGGCACCATCAGCCGGGACTATGACGGCTACACGCTGTGCCACCGGCCGAAGAACCTCCACCCCTCCGAGGTGGTGGAGCACTTCACCCGGCTGTGCGGCACGCTGGGCACGCTGCCCAATATCCTCCGGCACTATGGGGCGTGGCTGATGCGCAGCGACATGCCGCGCTACCGCAGCACCCTGTTCTTCTCGGGGCCGGAGATCCTCAGCATCCGCAACCCGGTGAAGAACAAGGAGCGCCGCTACATCGCCGGCATGGATCCCCTCGAGGACTGGGATGCCCAGCAGATGAAGACCCTGGGCCTCCTGCCGCAGCGGCTCAGCTGA
- a CDS encoding OmpA family protein — protein sequence MRSSLLPWILIALSASACATKSAATVSHEGLPGAASPRPPPAPVAEKPAESDEDAGRSSLAFGPIYYELDSTTLRPESRETLDQLAEALRQRPGARVTISGHTCELGTTEYNLMLGQRRAAMAKDYLVKLGVGPGSVSVVSYGEESPAVLGSGEEVWSRNRRSEFNVSVAQARMDVR from the coding sequence ATGCGCTCTTCCCTGCTTCCTTGGATCCTGATCGCGCTCAGCGCGAGTGCCTGTGCCACGAAGTCCGCGGCCACCGTCTCCCATGAGGGCCTGCCGGGCGCCGCATCGCCTCGGCCGCCTCCGGCCCCGGTGGCGGAGAAACCGGCCGAGTCGGATGAGGACGCTGGACGGTCGTCGCTGGCGTTCGGACCCATCTATTACGAACTCGACTCCACCACGCTGCGGCCCGAGTCGCGGGAGACGCTCGACCAGCTCGCCGAGGCGCTGCGGCAGCGGCCGGGGGCCCGGGTGACGATCTCCGGGCACACCTGCGAGCTGGGAACGACGGAGTACAACCTGATGCTCGGGCAGCGGCGGGCCGCGATGGCCAAGGACTACCTGGTGAAGCTCGGCGTGGGGCCCGGCAGCGTCTCGGTGGTGTCCTACGGCGAAGAGAGCCCGGCGGTCCTGGGGAGTGGGGAAGAGGTCTGGTCCCGCAACCGCCGCAGCGAGTTCAACGTCTCGGTGGCCCAGGCACGGATGGATGTGCGCTGA
- a CDS encoding DEAD/DEAH box helicase, producing the protein MGLLPPLVEALSALGYEEPTPIQRAALPPLLEGKDLLGIAATGTGKTAAFSLPLLQRITPGAHAPFTTSALVLVPTRELAMQVAEAIHRYGQKLGISVVPLYGGQVISQQLRALKRGVDVVVATPGRALDHLQRKTLKLEQVRVVVLDEADEMLDMGFAEDLEAILSSTPEKRQTALFSATLPPRIASIAERHLREPVRVRIAREKVESGELPRVRQTAYIVPRAFKVATLSRVLDVEAPTAAIVFCRTRTEVDELTISLNGHGWRAHALHGGMSQEQRDRVIKQLKSHSADLLVATDVAARGLDISRLSHVVNFDVPNAPEAYVHRIGRTGRAGREGVAITLVEPREHRLLRNIEKLTGQRIEVATVPTVADLKAKRLEVTRASLREALVAGGLDSYRGLVEGLAAEFDVMEVAAAAVKLLQEARDEGHAQAEEEIPVMAPPSEKRSKTERPPRGAPPERRGSAEPSADRPRPSEKGASKRGTSPDWDITRLYIGAGRRLGIRPADLVGAITGEAGLESSQVGAIQIADTFSLVEVPEPFANQIVTALRQATLRGRKVTVRRDRG; encoded by the coding sequence CTGGGCCTTTTGCCCCCCCTCGTCGAGGCGCTCAGCGCGCTGGGGTACGAGGAGCCCACGCCCATCCAGCGCGCCGCCCTTCCCCCTCTGCTCGAGGGCAAGGACCTGCTGGGAATCGCCGCGACGGGAACGGGAAAGACGGCGGCCTTCTCCCTTCCGCTCCTTCAGCGCATCACCCCGGGCGCCCACGCGCCGTTCACCACCTCCGCGCTCGTCCTCGTGCCCACGCGAGAGCTGGCCATGCAGGTGGCCGAGGCCATCCACCGCTATGGCCAGAAGCTCGGCATCAGCGTGGTGCCGCTCTACGGCGGACAGGTGATCAGCCAGCAGCTTCGGGCCCTCAAGCGGGGGGTGGACGTGGTGGTGGCCACGCCGGGCCGGGCGTTGGATCACCTCCAGCGCAAGACGCTCAAGCTGGAGCAGGTGCGCGTCGTCGTGCTCGACGAGGCGGACGAGATGCTCGACATGGGCTTCGCCGAGGATCTCGAGGCCATCCTGTCCTCCACGCCCGAGAAGCGGCAGACCGCGCTCTTCTCCGCGACGCTGCCCCCGCGCATCGCCAGCATCGCCGAGCGCCACCTGCGCGAGCCGGTGCGCGTGCGCATCGCCCGGGAGAAGGTGGAGTCGGGCGAGCTGCCGCGCGTGCGGCAGACGGCCTACATCGTCCCGAGGGCCTTCAAGGTGGCCACGCTGAGCCGGGTGCTCGATGTGGAGGCGCCCACGGCGGCCATCGTCTTCTGCCGCACCCGCACCGAGGTGGACGAGCTGACCATCTCGCTCAATGGCCACGGCTGGCGGGCCCACGCGCTCCACGGAGGCATGAGCCAGGAGCAGCGGGACCGGGTCATCAAGCAGTTGAAGTCCCACTCGGCGGACCTGCTGGTGGCCACGGACGTGGCGGCGCGAGGGCTCGACATCAGCCGGCTGTCCCACGTCGTGAACTTCGATGTGCCCAATGCGCCCGAGGCGTACGTGCACCGGATCGGCCGCACGGGCCGGGCCGGCCGCGAGGGCGTGGCCATCACGCTCGTGGAGCCCCGGGAGCACCGGTTGCTGCGCAACATCGAGAAGCTCACCGGCCAGCGCATCGAGGTGGCTACGGTGCCCACCGTGGCGGACTTGAAGGCCAAGCGCCTGGAAGTCACCCGCGCCTCGCTGCGGGAGGCGCTGGTCGCGGGGGGGCTCGACTCCTACCGGGGGTTGGTGGAAGGGCTGGCCGCCGAGTTCGATGTCATGGAGGTGGCCGCCGCCGCGGTGAAGCTGCTTCAAGAGGCCCGGGACGAGGGACACGCCCAGGCCGAGGAGGAGATTCCCGTCATGGCCCCGCCCTCCGAGAAGCGGAGCAAGACCGAACGGCCCCCCCGGGGAGCGCCTCCCGAGCGGCGGGGGTCGGCGGAGCCTTCCGCGGACCGGCCCCGTCCCTCGGAGAAGGGCGCCTCGAAGCGCGGCACGTCCCCCGACTGGGACATCACGCGGCTGTACATCGGCGCGGGTCGGCGCTTGGGCATTCGTCCGGCGGATCTCGTGGGTGCCATCACCGGTGAGGCAGGGCTGGAGTCCTCGCAGGTGGGCGCCATCCAGATCGCCGACACCTTCTCGCTCGTGGAAGTCCCAGAGCCCTTCGCCAACCAGATCGTCACCGCGCTGCGTCAAGCCACCCTGAGGGGCCGGAAAGTCACGGTCCGCCGGGACCGGGGATGA
- a CDS encoding DUF6232 family protein — MSEPMPPSGENTLFQADGVLVTTQRLVAGGRAWPLGEVLRVEAIHRAPRVIPLLVLLGVSMVLGLPAIMTAMVASDAPGQGVYGAALGCLGVVAFGSIAGLLLAQDQYWLVLRTRRSELRVFQSQDHQHISRLAQGVTEALQAARLRS; from the coding sequence ATGAGTGAGCCCATGCCCCCTTCGGGGGAGAACACGCTGTTCCAGGCGGATGGGGTGCTCGTGACGACCCAGCGGCTCGTGGCGGGAGGTCGCGCCTGGCCTTTGGGGGAGGTGCTGCGCGTGGAGGCCATCCACCGCGCCCCCCGGGTGATTCCGCTCCTGGTGCTCCTGGGCGTGAGCATGGTGCTGGGGCTGCCGGCGATCATGACCGCCATGGTCGCTTCGGATGCGCCCGGACAGGGCGTCTACGGGGCGGCCCTGGGCTGCCTGGGGGTGGTGGCCTTCGGCTCCATCGCGGGGTTGCTCCTCGCCCAGGATCAATACTGGCTGGTGCTGCGGACGCGGCGAAGCGAGCTGCGCGTGTTCCAAAGCCAGGATCACCAGCACATCTCGAGGCTCGCGCAGGGGGTGACCGAGGCGCTCCAGGCGGCGCGGCTTCGGTCCTGA
- a CDS encoding histidine phosphatase family protein yields MSRIYLVRHGQASFGSDSYDRLSPLGERQSVLLGQHLRRIGFHAETWLSGSLARQRSTLTALLQGMEAASATDFHEGFNEYDHEAILGAYLPRVMADRGLTPQELSPLLGDNRLFQAVFVQVMRHWIEGTPHERPPFETWKAFQARIHASLERLARSGQERIVVVSSGGPISLAVQAALDLSLEKTLALNWSIYNASVTELRVRQGALALAGFNNVTHLQLAGEEGLLTYR; encoded by the coding sequence ATGTCTCGCATCTACCTCGTCCGCCACGGCCAGGCCTCCTTCGGAAGCGACTCCTACGACCGGCTCTCTCCCCTGGGGGAACGCCAATCGGTCCTGCTGGGCCAGCACCTGCGGCGCATCGGGTTCCATGCCGAGACATGGCTCAGCGGCTCCCTGGCCCGGCAGCGCTCCACGCTCACCGCCCTGCTCCAGGGGATGGAAGCGGCCTCCGCCACGGACTTCCACGAGGGGTTCAACGAGTATGACCACGAGGCCATCCTCGGCGCCTACCTGCCCCGGGTGATGGCGGACCGGGGGCTCACGCCCCAGGAGCTGAGTCCCCTGCTCGGAGACAACCGCTTGTTTCAAGCCGTCTTCGTCCAGGTGATGCGGCACTGGATCGAGGGCACCCCGCACGAGCGGCCCCCCTTCGAAACGTGGAAAGCCTTCCAGGCCCGTATCCACGCCAGCCTGGAACGACTGGCCCGCTCCGGCCAGGAGCGCATCGTCGTGGTCAGCTCGGGCGGCCCCATCTCGCTCGCCGTGCAGGCCGCCCTCGACTTGTCCCTCGAGAAGACCCTCGCCCTCAACTGGAGCATCTACAACGCCTCGGTCACCGAACTGAGGGTGAGACAAGGCGCGCTGGCGCTGGCGGGCTTCAACAACGTGACCCACCTGCAGCTCGCCGGGGAGGAGGGGCTGCTCACGTACCGCTGA